The proteins below are encoded in one region of Macrococcus armenti:
- the moaA gene encoding GTP 3',8-cyclase MoaA, giving the protein MEQITDKLGRPIRDLRISVTDRCNFRCTYCMPKEIFGDDYVFLPKDELLSFEELTRIAKVYAQLGVKKVRITGGEPLLRRDLPDLIREINAIEGIEDIGLTTNGLLLKKHGQALYDAGLRRINVSLDALDETFEAVNGRGIKAEQILEQIDYAVSIGLQVKVNMVIQKGMNDHQMIPMVKYFKDKKITLRFIEFMDVGNDNGWNFDKVITKQEMINHISEHFNIKREQPKYFGEVAKYYVHDNGAKLGFITSVSESFCSTCTRTRLSSDGKLFGCLFATDGYDLKAFIRSGVTDQALKDKLIALWSVRQDRYSDERTEETVKQRKKKKINMNYIGG; this is encoded by the coding sequence ATGGAACAAATAACAGATAAATTAGGACGCCCGATTAGAGATTTGCGTATTTCTGTAACAGATCGCTGTAACTTCCGTTGTACATATTGCATGCCGAAAGAAATATTTGGTGATGACTATGTTTTTCTGCCGAAAGATGAACTGCTTTCATTTGAAGAGTTAACGCGTATTGCAAAAGTATATGCACAGCTCGGTGTTAAGAAAGTAAGGATTACAGGTGGAGAGCCGTTATTGCGTAGAGATTTACCGGATTTGATACGGGAAATCAATGCGATAGAAGGTATAGAAGATATCGGTTTAACGACGAATGGATTATTGCTAAAAAAGCATGGACAAGCATTATACGATGCAGGTTTACGTCGCATAAATGTGAGTTTAGATGCGTTGGATGAAACGTTCGAAGCGGTCAATGGACGTGGTATAAAAGCAGAACAAATATTAGAACAAATTGATTATGCTGTTTCTATCGGATTACAAGTTAAAGTGAACATGGTAATCCAAAAAGGTATGAATGACCATCAGATGATTCCGATGGTGAAGTACTTTAAAGATAAAAAAATAACATTGCGATTTATTGAATTTATGGATGTCGGCAATGATAATGGATGGAATTTTGATAAAGTAATTACGAAACAGGAAATGATAAATCACATTTCAGAGCATTTTAATATTAAACGTGAGCAACCTAAATATTTTGGTGAAGTTGCGAAATATTATGTCCATGACAATGGTGCGAAACTTGGATTTATTACAAGTGTTTCAGAGTCATTTTGCTCAACATGTACAAGAACACGCTTAAGTTCCGATGGTAAGCTATTTGGCTGTTTATTTGCAACGGACGGCTATGATTTAAAAGCATTTATTAGAAGTGGTGTGACAGATCAAGCATTGAAGGATAAGCTTATAGCCTTATGGTCTGTACGTCAGGATCGCTATTCAGATGAACGTACAGAGGAAACTGTGAAACAAAGGAAAAAGAAAAAGATTAATATGAATTATATCGGTGGATAA
- a CDS encoding fatty acid desaturase translates to MERDKKLMLRKMVKPYEKSALQISLIQVLNTLIPYLVLVAISMLSYSVSPWISVAVSIVAAFFLVRTFIIFHDCCHGSFFKNKKWNDAMGNFTGFLTMFPYQQWRREHNIHHATSGNLDKKGIGDIWMMTIDEYEAASKWKQRGYRMYRNPFVMFVLGPIYLLFVTNRINSKGAKQKEKLNTYFHNIAILVVYGLIIWNFGFAFFAAVFLPIMFVGAMLGIWMFYIQHTFEESYFEENSEWDYVKAAVEGSSYYKLPKLLQWLTGNIGFHHVHHLSPRIPNYYLETAHEEVKPLQYATTITLKESLETIKYKLYDEKRKVFITFKDYYRNYAKKRTI, encoded by the coding sequence ATGGAAAGAGACAAAAAGTTAATGTTAAGAAAGATGGTTAAGCCTTATGAGAAATCAGCACTACAAATAAGTTTAATCCAGGTGCTGAATACACTGATTCCTTATTTAGTACTTGTAGCGATAAGTATGTTGAGTTACAGTGTTTCCCCGTGGATATCAGTAGCTGTTAGTATTGTGGCAGCATTCTTCCTAGTTCGAACGTTTATTATATTTCATGATTGCTGTCATGGTTCGTTCTTTAAGAATAAGAAGTGGAATGATGCAATGGGGAATTTCACTGGATTTTTGACGATGTTTCCGTATCAGCAATGGCGCAGAGAGCATAATATTCATCATGCAACAAGCGGCAACCTTGATAAGAAGGGTATCGGCGATATTTGGATGATGACGATTGATGAATATGAAGCAGCAAGTAAGTGGAAGCAGCGTGGATATCGTATGTATCGTAATCCATTTGTGATGTTTGTTTTAGGACCGATATATTTATTGTTTGTGACGAACAGAATTAATAGTAAAGGTGCTAAGCAGAAAGAAAAATTAAATACGTATTTTCATAATATCGCGATATTAGTCGTGTATGGATTAATTATCTGGAATTTTGGATTTGCATTCTTTGCAGCAGTGTTCCTGCCGATTATGTTTGTCGGAGCAATGCTTGGTATATGGATGTTCTATATTCAGCATACATTTGAAGAATCGTATTTTGAAGAGAACTCTGAGTGGGATTACGTGAAAGCAGCTGTTGAAGGAAGTTCGTATTATAAATTGCCGAAACTTCTCCAATGGTTAACAGGGAACATCGGATTCCACCATGTACACCATTTGAGCCCGAGAATCCCCAATTACTATCTCGAAACTGCACATGAAGAAGTTAAACCATTGCAGTATGCGACGACAATCACATTGAAAGAAAGTCTGGAGACAATTAAATATAAGCTTTACGATGAGAAAAGAAAGGTGTTTATCACATTTAAAGATTATTATCGTAATTATGCAAAGAAAAGAACGATCTAA
- a CDS encoding SDR family oxidoreductase: MNIFLTGATGFVGAQLINALLRNEDNHLYILYRDEARKNKLITTTNKDRLHFMKGDITTPLCGLDAATIASLPSMDYFYHLAALVKFDEELRDDLFNINYEGTLHALDLAKNLNTNHFLYVSTAYTVGTHEDAKEALHPLDTPVNNPYEASKIKAEHAVANSGLTYSILRPAIIIGDSVTGEADSKFTLYGFMKALKVFKRKMERKGLLDKQSFRLFADNNCTSNLVPVDYVVKVLTHAIPHAEHKTIYHITNNQPPENLKVLEMIKRHLQFDALTVAPTSARSTMNAEEAVLNGFIHVFEPYFKKSIVFEENNTKALLSKVNESTLQLTDDNLDYIIEVFFK; this comes from the coding sequence TTGAATATATTTTTAACGGGTGCTACCGGATTTGTCGGTGCACAACTTATTAACGCGCTGCTTCGTAACGAAGATAATCATTTATATATTCTATACCGTGATGAAGCACGTAAAAACAAATTAATTACAACAACAAATAAAGATCGTCTTCACTTTATGAAAGGTGATATTACGACGCCACTTTGTGGTTTAGATGCAGCAACGATTGCGTCATTACCATCTATGGACTATTTTTATCATTTAGCGGCTTTAGTGAAGTTTGATGAGGAGTTGCGTGATGACTTATTCAACATAAACTATGAAGGTACATTACATGCACTGGATCTTGCTAAAAACTTGAACACGAATCATTTCTTATATGTATCTACGGCATACACAGTCGGAACGCATGAAGATGCTAAAGAAGCACTGCATCCGCTTGATACGCCAGTTAACAATCCATATGAAGCTAGCAAGATTAAAGCTGAACACGCTGTAGCCAATAGTGGCTTGACGTATTCAATTTTAAGACCTGCAATCATTATTGGTGATTCTGTAACGGGCGAGGCAGATTCTAAGTTTACGCTATACGGATTTATGAAAGCATTAAAAGTATTCAAACGTAAAATGGAACGTAAAGGGCTTCTCGACAAACAATCATTCCGATTATTTGCAGATAATAACTGCACATCTAACCTAGTGCCTGTTGACTACGTTGTTAAAGTACTGACGCATGCAATCCCTCATGCTGAACACAAAACGATATATCATATTACAAATAATCAACCACCAGAAAATTTAAAAGTACTTGAAATGATCAAGAGACATCTGCAGTTTGATGCATTAACTGTTGCACCAACATCAGCACGTTCTACAATGAACGCTGAGGAGGCTGTGCTTAACGGCTTTATCCATGTGTTTGAACCATATTTCAAAAAGTCTATCGTATTTGAAGAAAATAATACGAAGGCATTGTTAAGCAAAGTGAATGAATCGACACTACAACTTACAGACGATAATCTGGATTATATTATCGAAGTGTTCTTTAAATAA
- a CDS encoding MFS transporter — protein sequence MQEKLWTKPFIMVSLINFILMLSMFLLLVTIGGYAVDEYNVSTSTAGLVSGIFIVGSLFGRFWAGKSIDVYGQKQVLIIGVIIFAITTALYFVSFNLTLLLIVRFLNGMGNGIASTATGTIAAFITPMKRRGEGISYFSMSTVMATAIGPFLGLSLLQVISFRQLFVFCLILAIIGLIMLPQVTVNQDVKRLTSSSPSGFNIKEYIDVNAIPIALVVLICCTAYSSVLSFISFFAKENNLITAGSFFFLTYAIVVLISRPVTGKLMDNKGTNIVMYPALIAYFSGLLTLSFTHTSWMLILSAALLGFGYGNFQSIAQAIAVKVTDHEKMGLATSTYFIFLDFALGFGPYILGIFIPVIGLHGLYRYLSFFVIIGIVAYYFLHGRKAHLYN from the coding sequence TTGCAGGAAAAATTATGGACAAAACCATTTATTATGGTTTCTTTAATTAACTTTATATTAATGTTATCAATGTTTTTATTACTCGTTACAATCGGAGGCTATGCCGTAGATGAATACAACGTTTCTACGAGTACTGCCGGACTTGTATCAGGTATATTTATCGTCGGAAGTTTATTCGGTAGATTCTGGGCTGGTAAAAGCATCGATGTATATGGACAGAAACAAGTACTGATTATCGGCGTTATTATATTCGCGATAACAACTGCGCTTTATTTCGTTTCATTTAACTTAACATTATTATTAATCGTCAGATTCTTAAACGGTATGGGGAATGGTATCGCATCGACTGCAACAGGTACGATTGCTGCCTTTATCACTCCGATGAAACGCCGTGGTGAAGGTATTAGTTATTTCAGTATGAGCACTGTAATGGCAACTGCGATTGGCCCGTTTCTCGGCTTATCTCTACTTCAAGTAATTTCATTCAGACAATTATTCGTATTCTGTTTAATACTAGCTATTATCGGGTTAATCATGTTACCTCAAGTTACAGTAAATCAAGATGTAAAACGATTAACATCTTCTTCGCCATCAGGATTTAATATTAAGGAGTATATCGATGTAAATGCGATACCGATTGCACTAGTTGTACTTATTTGCTGTACTGCATATTCAAGTGTTCTCAGCTTTATTTCATTTTTCGCTAAAGAAAACAACTTAATTACTGCTGGAAGTTTCTTCTTTTTGACGTATGCGATTGTCGTCTTAATCTCCAGACCAGTAACCGGCAAATTAATGGACAATAAAGGAACGAACATCGTCATGTATCCTGCGCTCATCGCATACTTTTCCGGTTTACTTACATTAAGTTTTACACACACATCATGGATGCTCATATTAAGCGCTGCACTACTCGGATTCGGCTACGGTAACTTCCAGTCCATCGCACAAGCCATTGCCGTTAAAGTCACGGATCACGAAAAGATGGGGCTTGCAACGAGTACGTACTTTATCTTTTTAGACTTTGCACTAGGATTCGGGCCATATATTCTAGGAATATTCATTCCTGTAATTGGGCTACACGGTTTATATCGTTACTTAAGTTTCTTCGTTATTATCGGTATTGTAGCTTACTATTTTCTACACGGCAGAAAAGCGCATTTATACAATTAA
- a CDS encoding MarR family winged helix-turn-helix transcriptional regulator gives MTRAEQQLQLFDHIVAIRKAYVEKMNKALLQFGLSSSQWLVLKIIVKKQSTTLVEIAKLRNIEKPTATKIIQFLLQHQFIESCVGEDKRSKLLTPTQKGCDIYKEIMIMIESVQTNHLKHIDDKTLETINLALSQIKFNE, from the coding sequence ATGACACGTGCAGAACAGCAGTTACAACTTTTTGATCACATCGTCGCGATACGCAAGGCATATGTCGAAAAAATGAATAAAGCATTGCTGCAATTCGGATTATCTTCTTCTCAATGGCTCGTTTTAAAAATCATCGTAAAAAAACAATCCACAACACTCGTTGAAATTGCCAAATTGAGAAATATCGAGAAACCTACCGCTACGAAAATTATTCAATTTTTACTACAGCATCAGTTTATAGAAAGTTGTGTCGGAGAAGACAAACGTTCAAAGCTCCTAACACCTACGCAAAAGGGATGCGATATATATAAAGAGATTATGATTATGATTGAAAGTGTACAGACAAATCATTTGAAGCATATTGATGATAAAACTCTGGAAACAATAAATCTCGCACTCTCACAAATAAAATTTAATGAATAG
- a CDS encoding NAD-dependent succinate-semialdehyde dehydrogenase: protein MTNVMNNLNTGLYINGKWVDTVDKKDVINPATGDVLTHVAQANETQTEDAIQAAHIAFPKWKTLELKERVQYLHKVADLLEENADRLAEIMTLEQGKPLKESKLEVLAGAESFRWNAEESRRLYGELIPAPNNHKYEVIYEPIGVVAAITPWNFPSGMITRKLAPALAAGNTVVLKPSSDTPLSALAIFELFEQAKFPEGVVNIVMGSSKEIGQAFTDSNIVKKLTFTGSTPIGKALYAQSAQTLKKMSLELGGHAPFIVNEDADLDAAVKGLIAAKFRNNGQVCIAPNRIFVHSAIKDAFMEKLIPAVEALKVGNGMNEDSNVGPLIREDAIDKIKQQIINATDKGATLVTGGHRLTEGEYAKGFFMQPTVLDNVNKTMDIFYEETFGPVIPVITFDTLEEVIEMANDTEYGLASYAYANDSSAIQYISRNLEYGMVGINEVAISNAETPFGGVKHSGFGRENSHLGIKEYVTAKFVNTKYL, encoded by the coding sequence ATGACGAACGTAATGAACAATTTAAACACAGGTCTATATATAAACGGTAAGTGGGTTGATACTGTGGACAAGAAAGATGTTATCAATCCTGCAACCGGTGATGTATTAACGCATGTTGCACAAGCAAACGAAACACAAACTGAAGATGCAATACAAGCCGCACATATAGCATTTCCTAAATGGAAAACATTAGAACTTAAAGAACGTGTTCAGTATTTACACAAAGTAGCCGATTTATTAGAAGAAAACGCAGACCGTCTTGCCGAAATTATGACGTTAGAACAAGGTAAGCCGTTAAAGGAATCTAAATTAGAAGTACTTGCTGGCGCTGAAAGCTTCAGATGGAATGCGGAGGAATCACGTCGCTTATACGGCGAACTTATTCCTGCACCTAACAATCATAAATATGAAGTTATTTATGAACCAATTGGTGTTGTTGCTGCGATCACTCCATGGAACTTCCCATCAGGTATGATTACCCGTAAATTAGCACCTGCGCTTGCTGCGGGGAACACTGTCGTATTGAAGCCTTCAAGTGATACACCACTTTCTGCACTTGCAATTTTTGAATTATTCGAACAGGCCAAGTTCCCTGAAGGTGTTGTTAATATCGTTATGGGTAGTTCTAAAGAGATTGGACAAGCTTTCACAGATTCTAATATCGTTAAGAAATTAACGTTTACAGGATCTACACCTATCGGTAAAGCTTTATATGCGCAATCCGCTCAGACATTAAAGAAAATGTCGTTAGAACTAGGTGGTCATGCACCATTTATCGTTAATGAAGATGCAGATTTAGATGCTGCTGTAAAAGGCTTAATTGCTGCGAAATTCCGTAATAACGGACAAGTATGTATCGCACCAAACCGTATTTTCGTACACAGTGCTATAAAAGATGCATTCATGGAAAAACTTATACCAGCTGTCGAAGCACTTAAAGTTGGTAACGGTATGAACGAAGATAGTAATGTCGGTCCATTAATTAGAGAAGATGCCATTGATAAGATTAAACAGCAAATCATCAATGCAACAGACAAAGGTGCAACACTTGTTACTGGCGGTCACCGATTAACTGAAGGTGAATATGCGAAAGGATTCTTTATGCAACCTACAGTTTTAGATAATGTTAATAAAACGATGGATATTTTCTACGAGGAAACATTTGGCCCTGTTATTCCAGTCATTACTTTTGATACTTTAGAAGAAGTGATTGAAATGGCCAACGATACAGAGTACGGTCTTGCAAGTTATGCATATGCAAACGATAGTTCAGCAATTCAATATATTTCTAGAAACCTTGAATACGGAATGGTTGGTATTAATGAAGTTGCTATTTCAAATGCTGAAACTCCTTTTGGTGGTGTAAAACATTCTGGATTCGGTCGTGAGAACTCTCATCTCGGTATTAAAGAATATGTGACAGCTAAATTTGTGAATACAAAGTATCTATAA
- a CDS encoding nuclease-related domain-containing protein gives MIRKPEIMLLEESLHRRLGKYAFSEDYHYVQYGYDGEQMFKENFPLSLSYIQLFNICLKHHQHHFEVDRMIITGESIYAFDVKSYHRTFHNEGGVWRKEGKSIKSPMGQYEQMKEGMQALMHYMGTHHNIVCKMIFIQPSFSIDQREADIVFFKEIKDIMCGIKNEKSVGKLEMEMKQYFEQIQKPISLYKQRPIFNMKDVTPGILCDVCGMKIGLGKGNGMYTKCSCCETRKSKEEWIRFALQEYQILVNRPINYTESVRWIGRAHRNLVKKVLEKHFNCTNGMYLFKT, from the coding sequence ATGATAAGAAAACCAGAAATAATGTTGTTAGAAGAATCATTGCACAGAAGATTAGGAAAGTATGCATTTTCAGAAGATTATCATTACGTACAGTATGGATATGATGGAGAACAAATGTTTAAGGAGAATTTTCCGTTAAGTCTGTCATACATTCAGCTATTTAACATTTGTCTGAAACATCATCAGCATCACTTTGAAGTAGACCGCATGATTATCACAGGAGAATCGATTTACGCATTTGATGTTAAAAGCTATCACCGAACATTCCATAATGAAGGCGGTGTGTGGAGAAAGGAAGGGAAGTCAATTAAAAGTCCAATGGGGCAGTATGAACAAATGAAAGAAGGAATGCAGGCGTTGATGCATTATATGGGAACGCATCATAACATCGTATGCAAAATGATTTTTATTCAACCGAGTTTCAGCATTGATCAAAGAGAAGCGGATATTGTATTTTTTAAAGAAATTAAAGATATCATGTGCGGTATAAAAAATGAGAAAAGTGTGGGTAAACTAGAAATGGAAATGAAGCAGTACTTTGAACAAATCCAAAAACCGATATCACTATACAAACAGCGCCCTATTTTTAATATGAAAGACGTGACACCCGGAATACTATGTGACGTATGCGGAATGAAAATCGGCCTTGGAAAAGGAAATGGGATGTATACAAAATGCTCGTGTTGTGAAACAAGGAAATCGAAAGAAGAATGGATTCGATTCGCCCTGCAAGAATATCAGATACTTGTTAATAGACCGATAAATTATACTGAATCTGTTCGTTGGATTGGGAGGGCACATAGGAATTTAGTGAAAAAAGTGCTGGAAAAGCACTTTAACTGTACAAATGGAATGTATTTATTTAAAACTTGA
- a CDS encoding M50 family metallopeptidase, translating into MNTQITLNQTLILIISFIYFTLSIYFYRSNLFLLHVIRCIPVLFHEFGHAFVCQLTGGKVHDIAIIASRKEQYQTNRSGYAITATKPGMNTFITLISGYLMPPVILFIAILCLKYSAVILFWIILLLIYIYYFVKTSRKVLPLMMLILFIGTSYCIKTYYPMIGLDLVSYLYHFIIAILFANLIITLRTITLVYFQGNTDWDRAQLSKVTRIPAFLYLLFFILIHIAAIYFMSKYLIDLMM; encoded by the coding sequence ATGAACACACAAATTACTTTAAATCAGACGTTAATATTAATCATAAGTTTTATATATTTTACATTATCTATATATTTTTATCGAAGCAATTTATTCTTACTTCACGTCATTCGTTGTATCCCTGTACTATTCCATGAGTTTGGACATGCCTTTGTCTGCCAGCTAACTGGTGGCAAAGTGCATGACATCGCAATTATAGCAAGTAGAAAAGAACAGTACCAGACGAATCGATCAGGGTATGCAATTACTGCAACTAAACCTGGAATGAATACATTTATTACTTTAATAAGTGGCTATTTAATGCCTCCAGTCATATTGTTCATCGCCATATTATGTCTGAAGTATAGTGCTGTCATCTTGTTCTGGATAATACTATTGCTGATTTATATATATTACTTCGTAAAAACAAGTAGAAAAGTACTACCTTTAATGATGCTGATTCTTTTTATAGGCACTAGTTATTGCATAAAAACGTATTATCCAATGATAGGGCTTGACCTAGTTTCCTACCTATATCACTTCATCATCGCAATATTGTTTGCCAATCTGATTATCACCTTGAGAACCATTACACTCGTATATTTCCAGGGCAATACTGACTGGGATCGCGCACAACTTAGTAAAGTCACACGAATACCAGCATTTTTATACTTATTATTCTTTATCTTGATACATATTGCGGCCATTTATTTCATGAGTAAATATTTGATTGATTTGATGATGTAG
- a CDS encoding ABC transporter permease: MRIFKNKLFLFTPIVAIIIISLLATAFYPAYNPKPKAMPVAIVNLDKGIKIGDKSQNIGKTFVDKVSSNKDITDKVKFININTEDALADGFKEGKYYGAFVISEHFSEDATSAMRKQIQTTKMKEAQDKAAAAKQNIQTKVASGEITLQQAQAISAEMKQKAQDQIAQNKEALQPIEVKQGNLKIIINQGASTQASQITDTMLTKFSTTLNDTIRDNALKQFADMNISLSGKDIKAVTNPVHTEHKIINKLKDNQAMGNAPMLLFTPIWLGSLITSVMLYFAFRQSNLSGKKNRFIGSLGQITAALITAIFGGFIAINYVTHILGLDVSQPLNVSIYISIAMFGFIMLILGLMSVLGMRAVPLFMLALFFSMQLLIMPKEMLPKFYQTYIIGWNPFRLYADGLRELIYLNQPLTFNTPMQMYLGLAIVGIILIITASQVKKHVGKRTEIPA, translated from the coding sequence ATGCGTATTTTCAAAAATAAATTATTTTTATTTACACCGATCGTTGCAATTATTATTATCAGCCTACTCGCAACAGCATTTTATCCGGCATATAATCCGAAACCAAAAGCAATGCCTGTAGCAATTGTAAATCTTGATAAAGGCATTAAGATTGGAGATAAATCACAAAATATCGGAAAGACATTTGTGGATAAAGTTTCATCTAATAAAGATATTACGGATAAAGTTAAATTTATTAACATTAATACAGAAGATGCATTAGCGGATGGATTTAAGGAAGGAAAGTATTACGGTGCATTTGTTATTTCTGAACATTTTTCAGAAGATGCGACGAGTGCGATGCGTAAGCAGATTCAAACGACTAAGATGAAAGAAGCTCAAGATAAAGCAGCTGCTGCTAAACAAAATATACAAACAAAAGTCGCATCAGGAGAAATAACGCTACAACAAGCACAAGCAATCAGTGCAGAAATGAAACAAAAAGCACAGGATCAAATAGCTCAAAATAAAGAAGCGTTACAGCCAATTGAAGTGAAACAAGGTAATTTAAAAATTATCATTAATCAAGGTGCTTCTACTCAAGCATCGCAAATTACAGATACAATGCTTACTAAATTTTCAACTACGTTAAACGATACAATTCGTGATAATGCTCTGAAACAGTTTGCTGATATGAACATCTCATTATCTGGTAAAGACATTAAAGCTGTAACGAACCCAGTTCATACAGAACATAAAATAATAAATAAACTAAAGGACAATCAAGCTATGGGTAATGCTCCTATGTTATTATTCACACCAATTTGGTTAGGTTCTTTAATTACATCTGTTATGTTATATTTTGCATTCAGACAATCTAATTTATCTGGTAAGAAAAATAGATTCATTGGTAGTTTAGGTCAAATTACTGCTGCATTAATTACTGCTATATTCGGTGGATTCATTGCGATTAACTATGTCACACATATACTAGGCCTGGATGTTTCTCAACCGTTAAACGTATCAATATATATTTCTATAGCAATGTTCGGTTTTATTATGTTAATTTTAGGATTAATGTCTGTTCTTGGTATGAGAGCTGTCCCATTATTTATGCTTGCACTATTTTTCAGTATGCAATTATTAATTATGCCGAAAGAAATGTTACCGAAGTTTTATCAAACTTACATTATCGGATGGAATCCATTCAGATTATATGCTGATGGATTACGCGAATTAATATATTTGAATCAACCTTTAACATTTAATACACCAATGCAAATGTACTTAGGACTAGCCATTGTCGGTATCATATTAATCATTACCGCTTCACAAGTTAAAAAACATGTTGGCAAACGCACAGAAATACCTGCATAA
- a CDS encoding TetR/AcrR family transcriptional regulator translates to MEDRRIRKTKKAIREALLTLMLEKGFDAITINDIAEEADINRGTFYLHYADKFELLDIIEDDIIAQFQALQNNIDISKMYQEENHFTDVFIKEGIGVIKENELFFKVMFISGEKTTFESKFKAEIKKNMKSKINHIDTISDIPFDYYFSYVVNALLGILREWVKGGMVETKEQIAAYAYAISSNGPLTLMMKEMKVQNEKAKEV, encoded by the coding sequence ATGGAAGACCGACGTATAAGAAAGACGAAGAAAGCGATACGAGAAGCATTGCTTACGTTAATGCTTGAAAAAGGATTTGATGCCATTACGATTAACGATATTGCAGAAGAGGCAGATATTAATAGAGGAACGTTCTACTTACATTATGCTGATAAATTTGAATTACTGGATATTATAGAAGATGACATCATTGCACAGTTTCAGGCATTACAGAATAACATTGATATTAGTAAGATGTATCAGGAAGAGAATCATTTTACAGATGTATTTATAAAAGAAGGGATCGGAGTAATTAAAGAAAATGAATTATTTTTTAAAGTGATGTTTATATCTGGAGAAAAGACAACATTTGAGTCTAAGTTTAAAGCAGAGATTAAGAAGAATATGAAAAGTAAAATCAATCATATCGATACAATTTCTGACATTCCGTTTGACTATTATTTTTCTTATGTCGTAAATGCGTTGCTCGGAATTTTACGTGAATGGGTTAAAGGCGGCATGGTAGAAACGAAAGAACAAATTGCAGCGTATGCTTACGCAATTTCAAGTAATGGCCCACTAACACTTATGATGAAAGAGATGAAAGTTCAGAATGAAAAAGCGAAAGAAGTTTAA
- a CDS encoding ABC transporter ATP-binding protein, with protein MMDESNYVIEAYDLTKDFNGKVAVNHINLNIKRGELYAFLGPNGSGKSTTIKMLMGLLKPTYGSVSMFNKNMHDNALEIKRRIAYIPDTPNTLGKLTGDEYLDFFASIFNMDKAMYETKKAELLSLFELEGKTNQQIESYSHGMRQKIVLVANLMHEPEIIFLDEPTVGLDPLSTRNLKNYLRHQVSLGKTVFLTTHILEIAEQLADRIGIIYDGNLKAEGTLQELYALHPEHSRSLEDIFLAVTDKHEVSYD; from the coding sequence ATGATGGATGAATCTAACTATGTAATAGAGGCATATGATTTAACGAAGGATTTTAATGGGAAGGTTGCGGTTAATCACATAAATTTAAACATTAAACGTGGTGAATTGTACGCATTCCTTGGACCAAACGGATCTGGTAAATCTACTACAATTAAGATGCTGATGGGGCTACTTAAGCCGACATATGGTTCAGTATCTATGTTTAATAAGAATATGCACGATAATGCATTAGAAATTAAACGTCGTATCGCATATATACCGGATACACCGAACACGCTCGGTAAACTTACAGGGGATGAATATCTGGATTTCTTTGCTTCAATATTTAATATGGATAAAGCAATGTATGAAACAAAGAAAGCGGAATTACTGTCATTGTTTGAACTAGAAGGCAAGACGAACCAGCAAATCGAAAGTTACTCGCATGGGATGCGTCAGAAGATTGTTCTCGTTGCGAATTTAATGCATGAACCAGAAATCATCTTTCTTGATGAACCGACAGTAGGATTAGATCCGCTCAGTACGAGAAATTTAAAAAATTACTTACGCCATCAAGTGAGTCTTGGTAAGACAGTATTTTTAACGACGCATATATTAGAAATTGCAGAACAATTGGCTGACCGCATCGGTATTATATATGATGGTAATTTAAAGGCCGAAGGGACACTTCAGGAACTATATGCATTACATCCGGAGCATAGTCGAAGTCTCGAAGATATATTCCTTGCAGTAACAGATAAGCACGAGGTGTCTTATGATTAA